The Microplitis mediator isolate UGA2020A chromosome 10, iyMicMedi2.1, whole genome shotgun sequence genomic sequence AGTGCGTTGAGCCTTTGTGAGTCCCAAGAATTGAGTGCATCTCACAATAAAGTGATCTCCTTTACACAAATCACAGGGATATTGTGCAGGAGGGAATACCTTCTTGGGAGGCTTCTTGAGTGCAGTAGATGAGTTCGTGGCTGGAGATTTAGTTTCCGATGAGTGCGAGTTGgaaacagcagcagcagagtATGACGCTGGTTTTCCAGATGAACGTGGTGGTTTGGATGCCTGTTCCACCCGTTCTTGAGCACGAGCACGACTGACTAGAAAGTCATTGAGCACTTTGAGTGATGGGTATTCAGTCGAAGCACCCATTTTGTTCTCCCAGAGCTCCCGGTTGTGTGAGTCCAGTTTAGATATGATCAACTGCGTAAGCAGCGGATTCATATCTGAGTTCAATTGTACCCCGAGTGCGTTGAGTGCGTTGATTACCTCTGAAACGGTGTTCAGAAGGTAATTGAGCTGCTCAGATGAGCGTGAAGTGAGTGCATGCATGTTAAGGAGCTTGTCCAGTTGAGCACCGATGAGTAGGCGAGGGTTGTCATATCTCTCCTTGAGCTGATTCCACGCAGGTACAAATTGGTCGTCGCACATTTGTACACTGGCGAGGCTGAGTGCGGCTTGTCCTTGCAGACAGCTCTTCAGGTACTGAAGACGTTGAACTGGAGCAAGTTCTTGAGCATTTATCACCATTGAGGTGAATGAGTCCCTGAATTCCGGCCAGTTCTCGTAACGCCCATCGAACTTGGGAATTGCGAG encodes the following:
- the LOC130675890 gene encoding uncharacterized protein LOC130675890, with the protein product MGDEEKKKGLPKDQEHSEVPEGTPTDPHLFPEIKIVNTQVLSDSSANETVNPGEGDQSKQKLKRTPKKSTISPALELKVISQHSRLRVFSDWETLAAMLTVADGLAQLKSRLELLEGEWHQFNLTHDSLALTCTKEFLESSYVKDGVYDLVYRSYINAKGKLIALINSIPVPAVAPTVIHSTRAPTHLPALAIPKFDGRYENWPEFRDSFTSMVINAQELAPVQRLQYLKSCLQGQAALSLASVQMCDDQFVPAWNQLKERYDNPRLLIGAQLDKLLNMHALTSRSSEQLNYLLNTVSEVINALNALGVQLNSDMNPLLTQLIISKLDSHNRELWENKMGASTEYPSLKVLNDFLVSRARAQERVEQASKPPRSSGKPASYSAAAVSNSHSSETKSPATNSSTALKKPPKKVFPPAQYPCDLCKGDHFIVRCTQFLGLTKAQRTQVVVEKRLCENCFGHHLPDACNSKFTCRVCEQKHHTMIHPGLNSTQTPSSSAAKGTQ